The DNA window GGTGTGCCGGTTCGCGGCGGTCGCCCCCTCCCGCCTCGTCGTCCACGAACATGGCTTGCGAGGCGCGAGCCAGCGCGATGAGGACGACGAGGACGACGAGCGCGACACCGGCGAAGGCGTTCCAGTTCGGCGAGGGCATTCGCTTTCGGGTTCGGACGCCGACGCTGAAAAGCTATCTCTCCGTCGGTGCGGTCGGTGCCGTCGCTGTGGGACGGAAATCGAATAGAAAAGAATTCTCGTTGCCGAACGCTTACTGCGGGCTCGGACTGCTACCGGGTTGAGTGCCGCCGACCTTGCGGTCGAGGGCGTGGCCGGTGATGTCCTTCAGCCGGTTGATGAGGCTGTCCTTCTCGGACTCGCCCGTGAGCGCGACTTCGAGGACTTCGCTGATGTGCGAGACGGGGATGATTTCGACCATCTCCTCGTACTCTTCTTCTATCATCACGTCCTGCTCGTTGGCCTTCGGGATGATGACCGTCTCGACGCCCGCCTTCGCTGCGGCCTCGATTTTGTGCGTGACGCCGCCGACCGGGAGCACGTCGCCGCGGACCGACAGCGAACCGGTCATGGCGATGCTCTGGTCGATGGGGATGTTCTCCAGCGCGCTGATGACCGCGGTGGCCATCGTCACCGACGCGGAGTCACCTTGGACACCCTCGTACGCCTGGACGTACTGGATGTGGATGTCCTTCTCCGAGATGTCCTCGTCGCTGAACTTCTTGATGATGGCGCTGACGTTCTGGACGGCCTCCTCGGCGATGTCCTGCAGTTTCCCGGTGGCGATGACCTTGCCGGGACCCTGCGACGGTGCGACTTCGGCCATGACGGGCATGACGATACCGCTGTCCTCGCCCATGACGGCCAGACCGTTGACCCGACCCACCACGTCGCCAGCGGAGACGGTGAGGTCGTAGTCCTTGCGCCGCTCGATGTAGTCGTCGGCGATCTGCTGTTCGATGGAGCGCGAGCGCTGTTTCGCCTGCAGCACGTGGTCGCGCGTGGTGTTCTCGGCGTCCTCGGCGCGGGCGATGTCGCCAGCAACGCGCACCAGTCCACCGAGATCACGCAGCTTGAGCGTGAGGTGGTCTTTGCGCATCGCACGGCGCTGGGCTTCGAGGATGACCTCCTCGACGGCCGTGTCCGTGAAGTGCGGGAGCCGACCGTCCTTTTCGACTTCCTGGGCGACGAAGCGCGCGTACTTGCGGCGCATCTCCGGCGTGTCGTCGATGGTGTCGTCCATGTAGACTTCGTACCCGTATCCCTTGATACGCGAGCGAAGCGCCGGGTGCATGTTCTCCATGGCGTCGAGGTTCCCCGCCGCGACCATCACGAAGTCGGTCGGAACGGGTTCCGTGTGCACCATCGCACCGGACGAGCGCTCGGACTGACCGGTGATGGAGAACTCGCCCTCCTGAATCGCCGTCATCAGCTTCTGCTGACTGCGGATGTCGAGGGTGTTGATTTCGTCCACGAACAGCACGCCCTTGTTCGCCTTGTGGATGGCACCGGGTTCCACGCGGTCGTGGCTCGGCGTCTCCATGCCGCCGGACTGGAACGGGTCGTGGCGCACGTCGCCCAGCAGCGCACCAGCGTGGGCACCCGTCGCGTCCTCGAAGGGAGCGCTGGTGACGTCGCTGTTGTTGACCAGCAGGTTCGGAATCATGGCGTCGGTGCCACGCGAGCCGTAGCGGAACGCGAGGTAGATGACACCGGCCGCGAGGATTCCGAGGAGCGGTCTTCCGGCGAGGAGGAGCGCGTACCCCACCACGATGGCGATGATGACCCACATCAAAAAGGAGCGCATCTGGTTGCGCTTCCGGGCCTCCTCCTTGTGCGCCTCGATGATCTGTTCGCCCTTTCCGGCGGGAACGGTTCGGACCTTCGGCTCGTTCCCGTCGTCGGGGTTGTGATAGACGAGGACGTCTTGCAAGTCCTCCTTCGGGAGGAGTTGGCTCATCGCCTTCGCCAGCATCGATTTCCCGGTCCCGGGCGACCCTATCATCATCACGTGACGGCGCTGCTTTGCCGCCTTCAGGATGATGTCGCGGGCGTGGTCCTGCCCGATGACCTGATCGACCAGTCGGTCGGGGATTTCGACTTCGTCCGTACTTTCTATCTCCAACCCACCCAGCAGGTCGTCCTCTGCAATGTCATCGGCGACCTTGGCGTCCACCTCGCTCCCAAGGCTATCGACGTCGATGTCTTGCTCGGCTTCCTGCTCCGGTGGTGAAGCTTCGGTGTCGTTACTCATAGAATTCGTTCTGTGTAGTTGAAAACATGGCTGGCGAACTGATATACTTTCTCCCTCTTCCCAACCGCTTGGACTCCATTTCAGGCCGTGAGACTATTGAATTGAACGGGTATAGCCGTATCGCTCTCGGCGTCGAGCACCGGGTTCGAAACAGTAACCCCACTTTCGCCGGGGATGCTCGCTCGGACGAACGACTCGTCACCCTTATAAAAATCCTACCCGACGGGTTCACCATGACCCGCGGGTTCTACATCGGTCGCTT is part of the Haladaptatus paucihalophilus DX253 genome and encodes:
- the lonB gene encoding ATP-dependent protease LonB translates to MSNDTEASPPEQEAEQDIDVDSLGSEVDAKVADDIAEDDLLGGLEIESTDEVEIPDRLVDQVIGQDHARDIILKAAKQRRHVMMIGSPGTGKSMLAKAMSQLLPKEDLQDVLVYHNPDDGNEPKVRTVPAGKGEQIIEAHKEEARKRNQMRSFLMWVIIAIVVGYALLLAGRPLLGILAAGVIYLAFRYGSRGTDAMIPNLLVNNSDVTSAPFEDATGAHAGALLGDVRHDPFQSGGMETPSHDRVEPGAIHKANKGVLFVDEINTLDIRSQQKLMTAIQEGEFSITGQSERSSGAMVHTEPVPTDFVMVAAGNLDAMENMHPALRSRIKGYGYEVYMDDTIDDTPEMRRKYARFVAQEVEKDGRLPHFTDTAVEEVILEAQRRAMRKDHLTLKLRDLGGLVRVAGDIARAEDAENTTRDHVLQAKQRSRSIEQQIADDYIERRKDYDLTVSAGDVVGRVNGLAVMGEDSGIVMPVMAEVAPSQGPGKVIATGKLQDIAEEAVQNVSAIIKKFSDEDISEKDIHIQYVQAYEGVQGDSASVTMATAVISALENIPIDQSIAMTGSLSVRGDVLPVGGVTHKIEAAAKAGVETVIIPKANEQDVMIEEEYEEMVEIIPVSHISEVLEVALTGESEKDSLINRLKDITGHALDRKVGGTQPGSSPSPQ